One Triticum dicoccoides isolate Atlit2015 ecotype Zavitan chromosome 5B, WEW_v2.0, whole genome shotgun sequence genomic window carries:
- the LOC119312158 gene encoding anthocyanin 3'-O-beta-glucosyltransferase-like, whose product MAVHDEPLHILFFPFLASGHLIPIADMAALFAGRGVRCTILTTPVNAAIIRSAVKRANDAFAGTGCPAIDIAVVPFPDVGLPPGVENGTALSSQDDRDKFFHAATLLREPFDRFLADHRTDAVVSDSFFHWSVDAAAERGVPRIAFLGSSMFARSCSDSMLRHNPLENAPDDPDAFVALPGLPHRIELRRSQMMDPAKKPWQWQFFKGVNAADQRSFGEVFNSFHELEPDYVEHFNKTLSRRVWLVGPVALASKDMAVRGTDAPSPDADSCIRWLDAKPAGSVVYVSFGTLTKFAPAELHQLARALDLSGVNFVWVIGTAAGQDSAEWMPEGFADLIAHGDRGFLIRGWAPQMLILSHAALGGFVTHCGWNSVLEAVSAGVPMVTWPRYADQFNNEKLVVELLKVGVSIGAKDYASGIEAHEVIAGEVIAESIQRLMESDAIQKKAKDLGEKARRAVEKGGSSYDDVGRLMDVLTARRSSVEVGQDIQAS is encoded by the coding sequence ATGGCTGTCCACGACGAGCCGCTGCACATCCTCTTCTTCCCGTTCCTGGCCTCCGGCCACCTCATTCCGATCGCCGACATGGCCGCGCTCTTCGCCGGCCGCGGCGTCAGGTGCACCATCCTCACCACGCCCGTCAACGCCGCCATCATCCGCTCCGCCGTCAAGCGCGCCAACGACGCCTTCGCCGGCACCGGCTGTCCCGCCATCGACATCGCTGTCGTGCCTTTCCCCGACGTCGGGCTCCCGCCGGGGGTGGAGAACGGCACGGCCCTCTCGTCCCAGGACGACCGCGACAAGTTCTTCCACGCGGCGACTCTGCTCCGGGAGCCATTCGACCGGTTCCTGGCCGACCACCGCACCGACGCTGTCGTGTCCGACAGCTTCTTCCACTGGTCTGTCGACGCCGCCGCGGAGCGGGGCGTCCCGCGCATCGCGTTCCTCGGCAGCAGCATGTTCGCGCGCTCCTGCAGCGACAGCATGCTGCGCCACAACCCGCTGGAGAACGCCCCCGACGACCCCGACGCCTTCGTCGCCCTGCCGGGGCTGCCGCACCGCATCGAGCTGAGGCGAAGCCAGATGATGGACCCGGCTAAGAAGCCATGGCAGTGGCAGTTCTTCAAGGGCGTGAACGCCGCCGACCAGAGGAGCTTCGGCGAGGTGTTCAACAGCTTCCACGAGCTGGAGCCGGATTACGTCGAGCACTTCAACAAGACGCTCTCCCGGCGTGTGTGGCTCGTCGGGCCAGTAGCGCTCGCCAGCAAGGACATGGCTGTGAGAGGCACCGACGCGCCCTCGCCGGACGCGGACAGCTGCATCCGGTGGCTGGACGCGAAGCCAGCCGGCTCGGTGGTGTACGTCTCCTTCGGCACACTAACCAAGTTCGCACCGGCGGAGCTGCACCAGCTCGCCCGCGCCCTCGACCTCTCAGGCGTGAACTTCGTGTGGGTCATCGGCACCGCCGCAGGCCAAGACTCTGCTGAATGGATGCCCGAAGGCTTCGCGGACCTCATAGCGCACGGCGACCGCGGCTTCCTAATCCGAGGCTGGGCGCCGCAGATGCTGATCCTGAGCCACGCCGCCCTGGGCGGGTTCGTGACGCACTGCGGCTGGAACTCGGTGCTGGAGGCCGTGAGCGCCGGCGTGCCGATGGTGACGTGGCCGCGGTACGCGGACCAGTTCAACAACGAGAAGCTCGTGGTGGAGCTGCTCAAGGTGGGCGTCAGCATCGGGGCCAAGGACTACGCGTCGGGCATCGAGGCCCACGAGGTGATCGCCGGCGAGGTGATCGCCGAGTCCATCCAGAGGCTGATGGAGAGCGACGCCATCCAGAAGAAGGCCAAGGACCTAGGTGAGAAGGCAAGGCGCGCGGTGGAGAAGGGCGGATCTTCGTACGATGATGTTGGCCGGCTCATGGACGTGCTGACGGCCCGTCGGAGCTCCGTCGAGGTTGGACAAGACATCCAGGCCAGCTGA